AGTTTGAGGTGCCTGTGAAATGAAGGTAGATATTTCAACATCTAGTTGGATACTGGAGTCTGAAGCTCTGAGGAAAGGTCAGGAATAAAGATAAAGATTTGGGAATCATCAGTCTGTGGGTGCTAGTCAAAACCAGGACTATATGAGGCTGGAAGGGAGGAAGTCACCCGAGGTAGGAGTATACCCTGAAATGAGTTGTCAGCTGAGGGCAGACACTATCAAGAGTGAGAAGAGAGCCTTGGTTGATATCTTCAAGTCTTTTGTGTTTGCTAAATTAAATGGAACACAAGCTTTCTATTCTTTGCTCTAGGCAAGCCCCCTACTTACCAGTGTAGCCTTGTCTTCAACTTTGCTTgtcagaaaaataagataaacataCTAATAGAAAGTAACCACATACTTTTCTTTTGAGGGGAGGGGGACTGCCTTTGGCATTTGGCCCTAACTCCCTCCTCAAAGACTTCATTCTCTGCTTTTAGTATGTGGAGAACAACAAGAATGCAGACAATGACTGGTTCCGACTGGAGTCCAACAAGGAAGGGACTCGGTAAGCAGACCTTCTTGGGAGGTGTGGGGTGGAAGTCTATGTGACTTAAGCAATTTGGTATCCCAGTGCCCACTGCCAGAGCTGCCCTGCCTCATATTATCTGTCTCTACTCCCACAGCTCCAGAGTTCCCCAGTTCCCATCCCATGAGTTTGCCAGGCTGCTGACCTAAGCCAAGATGTCATTTTAGTATGAGAAGAATGGGCAAATTGGACTGAGGTTTGGTCTTTGTTACAGGTGGTTTGGAAAATGCTGGTACATCCATGACCTCCTCAAATATGAGTTTGACATCGAGTTTGACGTGAGTGTGATAGAGTGGGAAATAAGAAGGTTAGTAGAAGGGGAGGTATTGGGTGATTGTTAATAAGCTAACCTTTCTTGGAGGGaccaaagaaaacttttaaaatgggaGGGGAAAGCTGAGGTTTCAAGCAAGCATAAATTACAGCCAGTCATCTCTATGTTCAGAATCCTGGTATGTACATGCTGCTGGAGGAGTTCACTGAATATTTCAGTTCAACCAAGATACATGTATGTCTAATTAGATTAGTTCCTTTTAGTCCTGATTTTCTGTTATATTAAGGCTTTATAATTCCTCCAGATTCCTGTCACATATCCTGCTACTGCTCCAGAAATTGCAGTCCCTGAACTGGATGGAAAGACAGCAAAGATGTACAGGTAGGACTGAATAGGAGATGGAAAAGGGTCAAAGAAGAACTCAGAGAAGAACTCAGGAGGGAGATTTTCCCAGGGTCTGCTGGCCTACAGGGGCACCAGCCTCCCTCTGCCAAGCATAGACAAAGTACTTAGCTGAATTCTGATCACTGATAGTCTTCTTGTGCTCCTAAGTGGTTGTTATGTTTTATGGTAAATTTTGCATGTGAATACCTTCCTCTTGTCCCTCTCATAGGGGTGGCAAAATATGCCTGACTGATCACTTCAAACCTTTGTGGGCCAGGAATGTGCCCAAGTTTGGACTAGCTCATCTCATGGCTCTGGGGGTAAGTTGGTGTATTTGGTATAAAAGGGTAtaaaagggggagggagaaggggcttAGGCCCTGAGCAGTATAAGATACTACCTTAGAGTAAACAAGAAATAGTAATGTTGTCCCTTGGGCATGTTCCCCCAGAATCTCTCTCTAGGGGGGAgcttctttcaaactcctgaccttgagcaatctgccccctctgggcctcccagagtgctgggattacaggtgtgagccacctgggCCTACCTGGGGGAAGCTTCTGATGGAACAAAAGGCATTGACTGGATGTTAGTAATTTCACAGGGTCTCCCTTGTGTTGCAGCTGGGTCCATGGCTGGCAGTGGAAATCCCTGATCTGATTCAGAAGGGCGTGATCCAGCACAAAGAGAAATGCAACCAATGAAGGATCAAGCCACTGAGGCAGGGCAGAGGGACCTTTGATAGGCTACATTCCTATTTTCCTGTGCATCTTACTTACCTGCTTCCCTCCACACCCTCCACCATTAGTTGTTACTAAGTAGCTACAGAAGACATTGctggaaagaaaaacagcaacaacaacaacaacaacaaaatcacccaACAGTATTGCCACTGAATTTCTAAGGCTGCACAGAGATGAGAAGGACTGGGCCTTGGAAACCAAGAGGCAATTTGTATCCTCTCCCCAGGTGGAACTATGTGAGATCCTGGAGGCATAGAGGGTAACTTAAAGTGAGTACATAGCCTTTCTGGTTTCTGGAGATAACCCAATAAAAGCTGCTTCCTCTGCTAGCCTGTGATTCTCATTGGTGGCTGTTAACAGAGGGTGAGCAGGCTAAAACCTGAGGCACATGAACAGCTATGCTACATTGGGAGGGAGGGGGGTAAATGGAGGATGCTCTGATCAGGAGCTGGGGAATGAAAGGAAATGTGACTACCCTCCTTGCTGCTGAGATCTGCCTTTGTCCTTCATTGCTGAGCCATGCTTCACCCTACTGCTTTGGCCTGAAAGGAGCTTGAAGAATGGTTTTGCAGGGCCAGCATTCCCCGCCCGCCAGGGATCCTCTCGTCCCTATGTGAAGTGCTAGATGCTTCTCCACTGGTCTGCAGGCTGGACGTAGGCTTGCAGCTTGCCACACTGGCACCCTTGCTGTCTGGGTAGGATCTATGCTGCAAGCCTGGAGCTATACTACGATTGTCAGATGTATATCCCTATGGGCCACAGGATGGGGCGACGGTACTCTATACCTGAGGGACTTGCTGTGGAGCCGTGGTTTAAAGATCACTCTGGGCAGGACTGAGAACTAGCGGTCCTAAAGTTGGCTGCGTTTCCCAGTTGCCGGCCGCGGCGCTGTGAAGGCGGGCTCACACGAGCGCTACGGGACTGGGTGGGAGG
This region of Microcebus murinus isolate Inina chromosome 2, M.murinus_Inina_mat1.0, whole genome shotgun sequence genomic DNA includes:
- the UFC1 gene encoding ubiquitin-fold modifier-conjugating enzyme 1 yields the protein MADEATRRVVSEIPVLKTNAGPRDRELWVQRLKEEYQSLIRYVENNKNADNDWFRLESNKEGTRWFGKCWYIHDLLKYEFDIEFDIPVTYPATAPEIAVPELDGKTAKMYRGGKICLTDHFKPLWARNVPKFGLAHLMALGLGPWLAVEIPDLIQKGVIQHKEKCNQ